A window from Roseburia sp. 499 encodes these proteins:
- the purM gene encoding phosphoribosylformylglycinamidine cyclo-ligase encodes MDYKKSGVDIEAGYKSVELMKKYVKETMRPEVLGGLGGFSGAFSLKAIKDMENPVLLSGTDGCGTKVKLAFLLDKHDTIGIDCVAMCVNDVACAGGEPLFFLDYIACGKNYPEKIATIVSGVAEGCKQSGCALVGGETAEHPGLMPEEEYDLAGFAVGVVDEKDIITGKDLKANDVLIGMASSGVHSNGFSLVRQIFRMDVETLNTHFDELGTTLGEALLAPTRIYVKALRSIKEAGVRVKACSHITGGGFYENVPRMLPEGKHAVIEKNSYEVPPIFKMMAREGNVEEQMMYNTYNMGIGMIVAVDPADVDKTMEAIKAAGDTPYVIGKIEDGEKGVTLC; translated from the coding sequence ATGGATTACAAGAAATCAGGTGTAGATATTGAAGCAGGATACAAGTCAGTGGAGCTGATGAAAAAATATGTAAAAGAAACAATGCGCCCTGAAGTATTAGGCGGACTTGGCGGATTTTCCGGTGCTTTTTCTTTAAAAGCAATCAAAGATATGGAAAACCCGGTTCTTTTATCCGGTACAGACGGATGTGGAACCAAGGTAAAACTTGCATTTCTTTTAGATAAACACGATACAATCGGAATTGACTGTGTGGCAATGTGTGTCAATGATGTTGCTTGTGCAGGTGGAGAACCATTATTCTTCCTTGATTATATTGCATGTGGAAAGAACTATCCGGAAAAAATTGCTACAATCGTAAGTGGTGTGGCAGAGGGATGTAAGCAGTCAGGATGCGCTTTAGTTGGTGGTGAAACAGCAGAGCATCCGGGACTTATGCCGGAAGAGGAATATGATTTAGCCGGATTTGCAGTAGGTGTTGTAGATGAGAAAGACATCATTACAGGAAAAGACTTAAAGGCAAATGATGTATTGATTGGTATGGCATCCTCTGGTGTTCATTCCAATGGATTTTCTTTAGTACGTCAGATTTTCCGTATGGATGTTGAAACTTTAAATACACATTTTGATGAATTAGGAACAACTCTTGGAGAAGCACTTCTTGCTCCTACCAGAATTTATGTAAAAGCACTGCGTTCTATTAAAGAAGCAGGCGTTCGTGTAAAGGCATGTAGCCATATTACCGGTGGTGGTTTCTATGAAAATGTACCAAGAATGTTACCGGAAGGAAAACATGCGGTTATTGAAAAGAACAGCTATGAAGTTCCACCTATTTTCAAAATGATGGCAAGAGAAGGTAATGTAGAAGAGCAGATGATGTACAATACATACAACATGGGAATCGGTATGATTGTGGCAGTAGACCCGGCAGATGTTGATAAGACTATGGAAGCAATCAAAGCAGCAGGAGACACTCCATATGTAATCGGTAAGATTGAGGATGGAGAAAAAGGAGTAACCTTATGCTAA
- the purE gene encoding 5-(carboxyamino)imidazole ribonucleotide mutase, translating to MAKVGIVMGSDSDMPVMAKAADILEELGIEYEMTIISAHREPDVFFEYAKSAEAKGFKVIIAGAGMAAHLPGMCAAIFPMPVIGIPMHTTSLGGRDSLYSIVQMPSGIPVATVAINGGANAGLLAAKILATSDEALLGRLKDYSKKLKEQVEAKDAKLQEVGYKEYMK from the coding sequence ATGGCAAAAGTAGGAATTGTAATGGGCAGCGACTCAGATATGCCGGTTATGGCAAAGGCAGCCGACATTTTAGAGGAATTAGGAATAGAATATGAAATGACAATCATTTCAGCCCACAGAGAACCGGATGTATTTTTTGAATATGCGAAGTCCGCAGAAGCAAAGGGATTCAAGGTAATTATTGCAGGAGCGGGAATGGCAGCGCATCTTCCGGGAATGTGTGCAGCAATTTTCCCAATGCCTGTTATCGGTATTCCAATGCATACAACATCTTTAGGAGGAAGAGATTCTCTGTATTCTATCGTACAGATGCCGTCCGGTATTCCGGTAGCAACTGTTGCTATTAATGGTGGTGCAAATGCAGGATTATTAGCAGCAAAGATTTTAGCAACCTCTGATGAAGCACTGCTTGGAAGATTAAAGGATTATTCCAAGAAATTAAAAGAGCAGGTAGAAGCAAAGGATGCTAAGTTACAGGAAGTTGGATATAAGGAATATATGAAGTAA
- a CDS encoding starch-binding protein, translating into MKQKRRRFFSLILTWLMLCSAVLGIVPGTALQTVAAETSVAVVSSSSTEAKDDIQDGVTLHCWNWSFNNITANLDTIAAQGYTAIQTSPIQFAKEPTSGKKVGDNWWVYYQPAGFFIENNSGRSALGTKTEFENMCKKAHEKGIKVIVDVVANHMGNQTRNNLSSAIVSDIRNDSSCWHDITKNTTDYSNRYDITQYCMDGVPDLNTANSKIQNYVLNYLKECIDAGADGFRFDGAKHIETPDDSASGCGSNFWPTVINGAKSYAKSTRNIDLYCYGEVLDAPDSSGKLPITAYTKYMSVTDNRTGNDVRDNVNNRNASAAASSYYYNGAAGADKLVLWAESHDTYAGNKSSGVSTENINKTWALVAARNGAMDLYFARPYSNSSMIGAADKTGWANVEVAAVNKFHNAFTGQKEYLDSNGNIAYCERGTSGVVLVNCSGTSQWADVKANIMASGTYKDQITGNTFTVENGRIKGQIGSTGIAVVYNLDEQPSENIAYIKLPSGWSTPIYCYAYDSATETINNGVWPGVKMTNEGDGIYSYEVPENIEAPRVIFYSSDTNRYPADMEKGLLLNGSMIYKDGSWENYTSVENGTIVIEYVDADGNQLADSKTQTGLVGSSYVTTAKPISGYTLKTTPDNASGLYVKGTITVTYVYERSGVTTGNTAYLELPSGWGSEVYCYAYSEENESVTNGVWPGVKMTKVSGNIYKYEVPENIKNPLVIFTDKNNQYPGSMQKGLSLSGSMIYQNGEWKNYVQQVSSNVAYITKPSGWGSEIYCYVYSADNESVTNGAWPGVKMTKVSGDVYKYEVPDSISNPLVIFTDKNNQYPGSMQHGLSLSGSMMYVNGNWSAY; encoded by the coding sequence ATGAAACAAAAAAGGAGAAGGTTTTTTAGTCTGATATTGACATGGCTTATGTTGTGTTCTGCAGTTCTAGGTATTGTTCCGGGAACAGCACTTCAGACTGTGGCTGCGGAGACATCCGTGGCAGTTGTATCATCATCCAGCACAGAGGCAAAGGATGATATACAGGACGGGGTTACGTTACATTGTTGGAACTGGTCTTTCAACAACATTACAGCAAATCTGGATACAATTGCTGCGCAGGGGTACACGGCAATCCAGACATCACCGATTCAGTTTGCCAAGGAACCTACAAGTGGGAAAAAGGTAGGAGACAATTGGTGGGTATATTATCAACCGGCAGGATTTTTTATTGAAAATAATTCCGGAAGAAGTGCTCTTGGAACAAAAACTGAATTTGAAAATATGTGTAAAAAGGCACATGAAAAAGGAATAAAGGTAATTGTAGACGTAGTAGCAAACCATATGGGTAATCAGACAAGAAATAATTTGTCATCAGCTATTGTGTCTGACATTCGAAACGACTCCAGTTGTTGGCATGATATAACGAAAAATACAACTGATTATAGTAATAGATATGATATTACTCAGTATTGTATGGATGGAGTACCGGATTTAAATACGGCAAATAGTAAAATTCAGAATTATGTATTGAATTATTTGAAAGAATGTATTGATGCAGGGGCAGATGGGTTCCGTTTTGATGGAGCAAAACATATAGAAACTCCGGATGATTCTGCTTCAGGATGTGGTAGCAACTTCTGGCCAACCGTAATAAATGGAGCGAAATCTTATGCTAAATCTACAAGAAACATAGATTTATATTGCTATGGAGAAGTATTAGATGCTCCGGATAGTTCAGGAAAATTGCCAATTACTGCGTATACAAAATATATGAGTGTAACGGATAATCGCACTGGAAATGATGTCCGTGATAATGTAAATAATAGAAATGCTTCCGCGGCAGCATCTTCTTATTATTATAATGGTGCAGCAGGAGCAGACAAGCTGGTATTATGGGCAGAGTCTCATGATACATATGCCGGCAACAAATCCTCTGGCGTATCTACAGAAAATATCAATAAGACCTGGGCTCTGGTAGCAGCAAGAAATGGAGCAATGGATCTTTATTTTGCAAGACCATATAGTAATTCTTCTATGATTGGCGCAGCAGATAAAACCGGTTGGGCGAATGTAGAAGTAGCAGCTGTAAACAAATTTCACAATGCTTTTACAGGACAGAAGGAATACTTGGATTCTAATGGAAACATTGCATATTGTGAAAGAGGAACTTCCGGTGTTGTTTTAGTAAATTGCTCCGGAACCTCACAGTGGGCAGATGTAAAAGCCAATATAATGGCATCCGGTACTTATAAGGATCAGATTACCGGAAATACCTTTACTGTAGAAAACGGAAGAATCAAAGGACAGATTGGAAGTACCGGAATTGCAGTTGTATATAACTTGGATGAACAACCATCGGAAAACATTGCATACATTAAATTGCCATCTGGATGGTCTACACCGATATATTGCTATGCTTACGATTCTGCTACAGAAACTATAAATAATGGAGTATGGCCGGGAGTGAAGATGACGAATGAGGGAGATGGAATCTATAGCTATGAGGTTCCTGAAAATATTGAAGCACCAAGAGTTATCTTCTATAGTAGTGATACCAACCGCTATCCGGCAGATATGGAAAAAGGCCTGCTGTTAAATGGTTCTATGATTTATAAAGATGGAAGCTGGGAGAATTATACTTCAGTGGAAAATGGAACGATAGTGATTGAGTATGTAGATGCAGATGGAAATCAGCTGGCAGATAGTAAAACACAGACTGGCTTGGTTGGAAGCAGCTATGTAACAACAGCAAAACCAATTAGTGGATATACCTTAAAGACTACACCGGATAATGCATCAGGACTTTATGTAAAAGGAACTATTACAGTCACATATGTTTATGAGAGGAGTGGGGTAACAACAGGAAATACGGCATATCTGGAACTGCCATCTGGCTGGGGAAGTGAAGTATATTGTTATGCATATTCAGAAGAGAATGAATCAGTAACAAACGGAGTATGGCCTGGAGTAAAAATGACAAAGGTATCCGGAAACATTTACAAATATGAAGTGCCGGAGAATATTAAGAATCCATTGGTTATTTTTACTGATAAGAACAACCAGTATCCGGGTTCAATGCAGAAAGGACTATCCTTAAGCGGTTCCATGATTTATCAGAATGGAGAATGGAAAAACTATGTGCAGCAGGTGAGCAGTAACGTTGCATATATCACAAAACCATCCGGTTGGGGAAGTGAAATATATTGTTATGTATATTCTGCTGATAATGAGTCTGTGACAAATGGAGCATGGCCTGGAGTAAAGATGACAAAGGTATCCGGAGATGTTTATAAATATGAAGTACCTGACAGTATCAGCAATCCATTAGTAATTTTTACGGATAAAAATAACCAGTATCCGGGTTCAATGCAGCATGGACTTTCCCTAAGTGGTTCCATGATGTATGTAAATGGAAATTGGAGTGCATATTAA
- a CDS encoding methyl-accepting chemotaxis protein, with the protein MEKEEFHVKVRKYSDKSNRVARANRILLLVATIVEALLIFALFIQTFVSATAYGKMGIVPMVILIIGIIINWVLYKMNRSNEKLRYIVLATYLIGWTYLMVTGTNILVTSYVYPLFMTSILYYDKKFNNFMYGTTGVVTLVRAVIWGITGYLLGDANAITSIVVAIIVLGVIYITSATAKKFDHDAMYTMQDEKKRQELMLEDILRISKTVKDEVEETDQLVENVRTSSDVVHSSIQEISVSTQVTAESVQEQTNMTAQIREAIGETAENAKVMVEAAASSAKMIEESMEVMRNMRESAEKIGETNSHVAESMAQLQEKAKEVQQITEVIFSISSQTNLLALNASIESARAGEAGKGFAVVADQIRELAEQTRQSTEKISGIIDELNVDAQNATDVVQSSIDAMNEQNSMIENASDGFNMIRDNVDTLTQRVADIDKKIENLVESNDVIIENISQLSATSEEVSASAQEAEERSKQNQTETEKAQDLLNEVLKRVQEFAKYHS; encoded by the coding sequence ATGGAAAAGGAAGAATTTCATGTAAAAGTTCGTAAGTATAGTGACAAGAGTAATCGAGTAGCAAGGGCAAATAGGATACTGCTTCTTGTGGCGACCATAGTAGAAGCATTATTGATATTTGCGTTATTTATCCAGACTTTTGTTTCTGCTACAGCTTATGGAAAGATGGGCATAGTGCCAATGGTTATTTTAATTATTGGTATTATTATCAATTGGGTATTGTACAAAATGAACCGGAGCAATGAGAAGTTGCGTTATATCGTATTGGCAACTTATTTGATTGGCTGGACTTATCTTATGGTGACAGGAACCAATATTTTGGTGACAAGTTATGTGTATCCATTGTTTATGACCAGTATTCTGTATTATGACAAAAAGTTTAATAATTTTATGTATGGAACTACTGGAGTAGTTACCTTGGTGCGTGCTGTGATATGGGGAATTACGGGCTATTTGCTAGGAGACGCCAATGCAATTACTAGTATTGTAGTAGCAATTATTGTTTTAGGCGTTATTTATATTACTTCTGCCACAGCAAAGAAGTTTGACCATGATGCTATGTATACCATGCAGGATGAAAAGAAACGTCAGGAGTTGATGTTAGAGGATATCCTTCGTATTTCAAAAACAGTAAAGGATGAAGTAGAAGAGACAGACCAGTTGGTAGAAAATGTAAGGACTTCTTCTGATGTTGTACATAGTTCCATACAGGAAATCTCTGTAAGTACGCAGGTAACAGCAGAAAGTGTACAGGAACAGACAAATATGACTGCTCAGATTCGTGAAGCAATAGGAGAGACAGCAGAAAATGCTAAGGTAATGGTAGAAGCAGCTGCAAGTTCTGCTAAGATGATAGAAGAAAGTATGGAAGTGATGCGCAATATGCGTGAAAGTGCTGAGAAAATTGGAGAGACAAACTCTCATGTGGCAGAATCTATGGCACAGCTTCAGGAAAAGGCAAAGGAAGTTCAACAGATTACAGAAGTTATCTTTTCTATATCCAGTCAGACCAATTTGTTAGCATTAAATGCTTCAATTGAAAGTGCGAGAGCAGGAGAAGCAGGAAAAGGTTTCGCAGTAGTAGCAGATCAGATTCGAGAATTGGCAGAACAGACAAGACAGTCTACAGAGAAGATATCAGGTATTATTGATGAGTTGAATGTAGATGCGCAGAATGCAACAGATGTAGTTCAGAGTTCAATCGATGCTATGAATGAGCAGAATAGTATGATTGAGAATGCATCAGATGGATTTAATATGATTCGTGATAATGTAGATACATTAACACAGAGAGTAGCAGATATTGATAAGAAGATTGAAAATCTGGTAGAATCGAATGATGTAATTATTGAAAATATCAGTCAGTTGTCTGCAACCAGCGAAGAAGTATCAGCAAGCGCTCAGGAAGCAGAAGAACGAAGTAAGCAGAATCAGACTGAGACAGAAAAGGCACAGGATTTGTTAAATGAAGTACTGAAAAGAGTACAGGAATTTGCAAAATATCATAGTTAA
- the purD gene encoding phosphoribosylamine--glycine ligase: protein MKVLIVGSGGREHAIATSVAKSPRVDKIYCAPGNAGIGQIAECVPIGAMEFDKLVAFAKEKAIDFTIIGMDDPLVGGVVDAFEAEGLKVFGPRKNAAILEGSKAFSKDLMKKYNIPTAAYENFDDADKALAYLETAKMPIVLKADGLALGKGVLICNTLEEAKAGVKEIMLDKKFGTAGNNMVIEEFMTGREVSVLSFVDGKTIKIMSSAQDHKRAKDGDQGLNTGGMGTFSPSPFYTAEVDEFCKKYVYQATVDAMAAEGRPFKGVIFFGLMLTEEGPKVLEYNARFGDPEAQVVLPRMKNDIIDVMEACVDGTLDQIDLQFEDNAAVCVVLASDGYPVAYDKGLPISGLEEFEGKDGYYCFHAGTALKDGKIVTNGGRVLGVTAKGEDLKKARANAYAATEWVKFDNKYMRHDIGKAIDEA, encoded by the coding sequence ATGAAAGTATTAATCGTAGGAAGCGGCGGACGTGAACATGCTATTGCAACCAGCGTAGCAAAGAGTCCTAGAGTAGATAAAATATATTGTGCACCGGGAAATGCCGGAATTGGACAGATTGCAGAATGTGTTCCAATTGGAGCTATGGAATTTGATAAATTAGTGGCATTTGCGAAGGAAAAAGCAATTGACTTTACTATCATCGGAATGGATGATCCTTTGGTTGGTGGAGTAGTAGATGCATTCGAAGCAGAAGGATTAAAAGTATTTGGACCGAGAAAAAATGCAGCTATTCTGGAAGGAAGTAAGGCATTTTCTAAGGACTTAATGAAGAAATACAATATTCCTACTGCTGCATATGAGAACTTTGATGATGCAGACAAGGCATTAGCTTACTTAGAAACTGCAAAAATGCCAATCGTATTAAAAGCAGACGGACTTGCTTTAGGTAAGGGCGTTTTGATTTGTAATACGTTAGAAGAAGCAAAAGCCGGTGTAAAAGAAATCATGCTGGACAAGAAGTTTGGTACAGCAGGAAACAACATGGTAATTGAAGAGTTCATGACCGGACGTGAAGTTTCCGTACTTTCCTTTGTAGATGGAAAGACTATCAAGATTATGTCTTCTGCACAGGACCACAAGCGTGCAAAGGACGGAGATCAAGGATTAAATACAGGTGGAATGGGAACATTCTCCCCAAGTCCATTCTATACTGCTGAGGTAGATGAATTCTGTAAGAAATATGTATATCAGGCAACTGTAGATGCTATGGCAGCAGAAGGACGTCCTTTCAAGGGAGTTATTTTCTTCGGACTGATGTTGACGGAAGAAGGACCAAAAGTATTGGAATACAATGCACGTTTTGGTGACCCGGAGGCACAGGTTGTTTTACCAAGAATGAAAAATGATATTATTGATGTAATGGAAGCATGTGTAGATGGAACTTTAGACCAGATTGATTTGCAGTTTGAGGATAATGCAGCAGTTTGTGTGGTATTGGCTTCCGACGGTTATCCGGTAGCCTATGACAAGGGACTTCCAATCAGCGGACTGGAAGAATTTGAAGGAAAAGACGGTTATTATTGTTTCCATGCCGGAACTGCATTGAAGGATGGCAAAATCGTAACAAATGGTGGTCGTGTCCTAGGAGTTACTGCAAAGGGAGAAGATTTAAAGAAAGCTCGCGCTAATGCTTATGCAGCAACAGAATGGGTGAAATTTGATAATAAATATATGCGTCATGACATTGGAAAGGCAATTGATGAAGCATAA
- the purN gene encoding phosphoribosylglycinamide formyltransferase codes for MLKLAVLVSGGGTNLQAIIDAIDNGSITNAKIEVVISNNKNAYALERAKQHGIEALCISPKDYEERAEFNQAFLEKLNSYGVDLVVLAGFLVVIPEMMIKQYRNRIINIHPSLIPSFCGTGYYGLKVHEGALARGVKVTGATVHFVDEGTDTGPIILQKPVMIEQGDTPEVLQRRVMEQAEWKILPEAIDLIANGKVEVVDGKAVIKK; via the coding sequence ATGCTAAAATTGGCAGTTCTCGTATCCGGCGGTGGTACGAATTTACAGGCAATTATAGATGCCATAGATAATGGAAGTATTACAAATGCTAAAATAGAAGTGGTAATCAGCAACAACAAGAATGCCTATGCTTTGGAACGTGCGAAGCAGCATGGGATTGAAGCACTATGCATTTCTCCAAAGGATTATGAAGAAAGAGCAGAATTTAATCAGGCATTTTTAGAAAAGTTGAATAGCTATGGTGTTGATTTGGTGGTACTGGCAGGATTTTTAGTAGTAATACCGGAAATGATGATAAAGCAGTATCGCAATCGTATTATCAATATCCATCCATCTTTGATTCCTTCTTTCTGTGGAACCGGTTATTACGGATTAAAGGTACATGAAGGTGCATTGGCAAGAGGTGTGAAGGTAACCGGAGCTACCGTTCATTTTGTAGATGAGGGAACAGATACCGGTCCTATCATTTTACAAAAGCCGGTAATGATAGAACAGGGAGATACTCCGGAGGTACTACAGCGCCGCGTTATGGAGCAGGCAGAGTGGAAAATTTTACCGGAAGCAATTGACTTGATTGCTAATGGGAAAGTAGAAGTCGTAGATGGAAAAGCAGTAATCAAAAAATAG
- a CDS encoding aldolase catalytic domain-containing protein yields the protein MSTKNCNERTLMDYCPDIKVLDCTMRDGGLVNNFAFTDEFVKDLYQANIKAGVDYMEFGYKASKEQFDPKEFGKWKFCNEEDIRAIVGENDSPLKISVMADVGRCDYKKDILPKKDSVIDMVRVATYIHQIPAAIEMIEDFKKKGYEVTVNIMAVSKVNTDDLDAGLKLLARSSVDAIYLVDSFGYFYPEQITKLAKKYVDIAEASGKVVGIHAHNNQQLAFANTIEACRNGVSLLDATVSGMGRGAGNCFMESLLSFLKNPKYNETPIIDFVEKHMLKIKEEGAVWGYDIPYLLTGILNSHPSTAINFIKDKRTDYGKLRQELMDME from the coding sequence ATGAGTACGAAAAATTGTAATGAACGAACTTTAATGGATTACTGTCCGGATATTAAAGTCCTTGACTGTACAATGAGAGATGGGGGACTTGTAAATAACTTTGCATTTACAGATGAATTTGTAAAAGATTTATACCAGGCGAATATTAAGGCTGGCGTTGATTATATGGAATTTGGTTATAAGGCATCAAAAGAGCAGTTTGATCCAAAAGAGTTCGGAAAGTGGAAGTTCTGTAACGAAGAAGATATCAGAGCGATTGTGGGAGAAAACGATTCTCCGTTGAAAATTTCCGTTATGGCAGATGTAGGACGTTGTGATTATAAAAAGGACATTTTGCCGAAAAAAGATAGCGTAATTGATATGGTGCGTGTTGCAACTTATATTCATCAGATACCGGCAGCCATTGAAATGATAGAGGATTTCAAGAAAAAGGGATATGAGGTAACCGTAAATATTATGGCTGTGTCAAAGGTAAACACGGATGATTTAGATGCAGGACTTAAGCTTCTGGCAAGAAGTTCCGTAGATGCTATTTATTTAGTTGACAGCTTTGGATATTTTTATCCGGAACAGATTACCAAGTTGGCAAAGAAATATGTGGACATTGCGGAGGCTTCCGGAAAAGTAGTGGGAATTCATGCACATAACAACCAGCAGTTGGCATTTGCTAATACCATTGAGGCATGTCGTAACGGAGTAAGTCTTTTAGATGCAACGGTAAGCGGTATGGGACGTGGTGCAGGCAATTGTTTCATGGAATCTTTACTCAGCTTTTTAAAGAATCCGAAGTATAATGAAACACCAATTATTGATTTTGTAGAAAAGCATATGTTGAAAATAAAGGAAGAAGGGGCTGTATGGGGATATGATATTCCATACCTTTTGACCGGTATTTTAAATAGTCATCCATCCACTGCAATTAATTTTATCAAAGACAAACGGACGGATTATGGAAAGTTGCGTCAGGAACTGATGGATATGGAATAA
- a CDS encoding aminopeptidase, producing MSYQEVFKPYREEVEERYPLVMERVEQIETEETVAQPFRDYFRQVALFLQTIRKEEEELTGGRAENRTLEEWQKINRELYQEILPENYEKSYANPAFAEKMLGETFGKMFSALYADIRSLISCAYQGRIYEITIFSELLVEIYNCFETEELPEEKEIQQIIYWFYHDYGELFLEMNILAMTCSELDFATGIIMNSDLNDLTYLYRYGSYITENEIKTAEFLNSLSEEKIQSMADTYTEGYRIGFEVTGKDLSKKKYVDLRYNIGFERMMRAAVQNFAKMGLKPVVPRIEEFSYTGRDNGTFSVASTQPNRQYLYDHKADKAMYLDKALVERRLEIMRNAYESRKEDAAWYAGPAVVEVFGEAGFEPKTNPAAYQYNEKQQKLNVYAANMGSQITNEYIHGEERSFTIIAYPIPEIGTEFEEIFAKTVEINTLDYKLYQNMQQKIIDVLDEAEYVHITGKGENKTDLTVAIHPLKNPEKETAFENCVADVNIPVGEVFTSPVLKGTNGHLHVTQVYLNGLKYLDLALDFKDGMITSYTCKNFATEEENQKFLKENLLMHHDSLPMGEFAIGTNTTAYKMGIEYQIQDKLPILIAEKTGPHFAVGDTCYSWAEDTAVFNPDGKEIIARENEVSAKRKEDVEKAYFNCHTDITIPYDELDNITVIRKDGTTVDIIQDGRFVVPGTEELNIPLEK from the coding sequence ATGAGTTATCAGGAAGTTTTTAAACCATATCGGGAAGAAGTAGAAGAACGTTACCCGTTGGTGATGGAACGGGTAGAACAGATAGAAACAGAGGAAACGGTGGCACAGCCATTTCGAGATTATTTCCGACAAGTGGCATTGTTTTTACAGACAATAAGAAAAGAAGAGGAAGAACTTACCGGTGGTCGGGCAGAGAACAGAACCCTGGAAGAGTGGCAGAAGATAAATAGGGAGTTATATCAAGAAATTTTACCGGAAAATTATGAAAAGAGTTATGCTAATCCGGCATTTGCAGAGAAGATGTTGGGAGAGACTTTTGGAAAGATGTTTAGTGCTCTTTATGCTGATATTCGTTCCCTAATCAGCTGTGCATATCAGGGCAGAATATATGAAATTACAATTTTCAGTGAACTTCTGGTAGAAATTTACAATTGCTTTGAGACAGAAGAACTTCCGGAAGAAAAAGAGATACAGCAGATTATATATTGGTTCTATCATGATTACGGCGAGTTGTTTTTGGAGATGAATATATTAGCAATGACCTGTTCAGAGTTAGATTTTGCTACCGGAATTATTATGAACAGTGATTTGAACGACTTGACTTATCTCTATCGTTATGGTTCTTACATTACAGAAAATGAGATAAAAACAGCAGAGTTTTTGAATTCGCTTTCGGAAGAAAAGATTCAGTCCATGGCAGACACTTATACAGAAGGATATCGCATTGGATTTGAGGTAACAGGAAAGGATTTGTCAAAGAAAAAGTATGTAGATTTGCGGTATAATATTGGATTTGAACGGATGATGCGTGCAGCAGTTCAGAATTTTGCAAAGATGGGATTAAAACCAGTGGTACCAAGAATAGAAGAGTTTTCTTATACCGGAAGGGATAATGGAACTTTTTCAGTAGCAAGTACACAGCCGAACCGTCAATATTTATATGATCATAAGGCAGACAAAGCCATGTATTTAGATAAGGCATTGGTAGAACGGCGTTTAGAAATCATGAGAAATGCTTATGAGAGCCGGAAGGAAGATGCAGCATGGTATGCCGGTCCGGCGGTAGTAGAGGTGTTTGGAGAAGCGGGATTTGAACCAAAGACTAATCCTGCGGCTTACCAGTACAATGAGAAACAGCAGAAATTGAATGTGTATGCTGCGAATATGGGAAGTCAGATTACAAATGAATATATTCATGGGGAAGAACGAAGTTTCACTATCATTGCTTATCCAATACCGGAGATTGGAACGGAGTTTGAAGAGATATTTGCAAAAACAGTGGAAATTAATACATTGGATTATAAGCTGTATCAGAACATGCAGCAGAAAATAATTGACGTATTGGATGAAGCAGAATATGTGCATATTACAGGAAAAGGTGAAAATAAGACGGACTTGACAGTTGCAATTCATCCATTGAAGAATCCGGAAAAGGAAACTGCTTTTGAAAACTGTGTGGCAGATGTAAATATCCCGGTAGGTGAAGTGTTTACATCTCCGGTACTGAAAGGAACCAATGGACACCTTCATGTAACACAGGTATATTTGAATGGATTGAAGTATTTAGATCTGGCGCTGGATTTTAAGGACGGAATGATTACTTCTTATACTTGTAAGAATTTTGCAACGGAAGAAGAAAATCAGAAATTTTTGAAAGAAAATCTATTGATGCACCATGATAGTCTTCCAATGGGAGAGTTTGCAATCGGAACAAACACGACAGCATATAAGATGGGAATTGAATATCAGATTCAGGACAAACTGCCAATTCTGATTGCTGAAAAAACAGGACCGCATTTTGCAGTAGGAGATACCTGTTACAGCTGGGCAGAAGATACTGCTGTATTTAATCCGGATGGAAAAGAAATTATCGCACGAGAGAATGAGGTTTCAGCAAAACGTAAGGAGGATGTAGAAAAGGCATATTTTAACTGCCATACAGATATTACAATTCCATATGACGAGCTTGACAATATTACGGTAATTCGCAAGGATGGTACTACAGTAGACATTATTCAGGATGGAAGATTTGTAGTTCCGGGAACAGAAGAACTGAATATACCATTAGAAAAATAG